The nucleotide window TCCTGGCACTCTTGTTGAGAGAGGGCCTTAGTAAAGTAGTGGAAAActgtgagcaaaaaaaaaaaaaagaaagaaagaaaaataaaaaaattcacctGCTTATTGTCTGAAATGGCTGCCAGCTGTGGGcccctcatacacacacctctgtaTCCCTGTGTCGCAGCAGGGCTTTGATCAGGTAATTGCCCTTCGGCCCCCAGATTTTGCATCCCATATATGTCGCTATGGCGACCACCTCTCCAGCATCCATCTGTGTGCCCCCTTCACAGGCCTTTTTAAGATGGACATACATGTTATGAGGCTGTGAGTGATGGAGGAAAATGGCAGCGAGGCACTACAAGAAGCACCCCGAGCAACCTTTTTATTGCTGCTCATGTATGGTGATGAacgtgtgtgtgcaggtgtgtgtttcttttttgtctccctctctgcgagtctgtccatctgtccgtccgtctgtctgtttgcctgcCCACCACATTCGAGACGCTCCTCATGTCAGTGTCGTCAGCCATCAGCAGATCCACATGTTCTAAGCGGATCAGAGTGCAGGTGGAGCTCAGGGGAAAAGAGTTTGGGGCCTCAAGATGCTGTTTGAAGACACTTTGACGAGAGTGACACATTTTCTCTTGCGGGGGATCAAGgtctgtgaagatttttttaagaCAAGACCTTAAGCCCCGCTGTGACACAAATATTATGCATTTATTAGAACCCTTTAACACTAAATACGGCtattaaaatcatgtttttccaCATTGCCTTACAGGATCACATATGTATTCTGCTTCAGTTTGTTCCAGCTCCTCACTGAAagctttattatatttacatagacatacacattggaaatgttcaaatcaaatACTCCATGTTTTTTACAGCTGCACCTTTccatcaaatttaaatattctaGATGCACTGAGCATCGGCTTTAGacacatttccccaaaattcagCCAGAcatatttggtgtttttggGATCTACACTGGAATTTAAAATCAAGTTCTCTGGATTTAAACAATGCTTTGCTCACCAATGACTGACCCACCAATAGACCATGGGGTTGAAGCCAAATAAGATCACACAGGATTCGTGGTTTCTGTTTCACATTCAcgcagggaaaaaaagcaaatccacACCTGGAAACTGCACAGTTTCACATCTTCTGCCGTTGACCGCTTCCAAGGGAAAAGTTTCGCCTTACGTGCCTTGCTTGAGGGCACTGCAGTGGTGGAGCTGCTGCAGTACCCTCAGATGTTTAATGACGTCATGCGCATGAATGCTTGCAGGTGCTGGGTGACAATTATCtacactgacagacagaaaacactgaggcAAAGATCTGAGGAGGACGGTCTGGAAGCACTGACAAACATGTTCACATAGGAAAAAAGGGGATTTGCTACTACATATGCAGAACtaaagtttttgaaaatttagAGTGAAACTGAATAGTATTAAGAGTAGAGCAGGGCTGCAACCcctgatgtttttcattatatataaatctattttttcaattaaatgagTAATGattcagtttattaaaaaagcttcccagagtccaaggtgagATGTTCagactgcttgttttgtccgaccaacagtccaaagtctaaagatattcagtttacaatgatataaaagagagaaaaacagaaagtcctcacattggagaagctgaaatcagagAATCTTTGACCTTTTAGCTTCACgaatgacttaaatgatcaaTCGATAATCAAAATGGTTATTGCTTAATGATCTGCTAAAGGACAAATCATTCTAATCGTTCACTTCAGTGAAGCCACAGGAGATTTCACATTCACCTCTTCCTCATTTTTGTCACTCACTTAACAACAAATTTCGTTTTCAAATGTTGAATCTAAAAGGCATGAATCTGTACACAAATAATAAATGGTGGTTTCAGAACAGTTATTAAAAATGATCTCTTTATTGAACATTACACAACATGAGGAGGAACATGGAGCTTCAATCAAACGATCACAGCTTTATCTATGCATAGGCTACAGACATCTCTGGGAATATTCAAGGATGGTGATCATCAGCAGTAATCATTATGAGCCCTCTGTTCGGTTTCAGCATCGATCTTGATTCAGAACAATCTCTTTGTGCCACTTTTACAGGCTGATGTTTTGTGAGTCTATGGTGACAGCACTAAAACTGAAACCATCACGGTCTGCAGAAATGACACTTGATAATTTTCTTGAATGCGCTCTGGAAGTCTTTGTTGAAGTACGCGTAAATGATGGGGTTGAGTAAAGAGTTGGAGTAGCCCAGCCAGTTTATCACGGCCTCCAGCCAGCGGGGCATGTAGCACGACTCTTGGCAAAAAGGCATGACCAGGGCGACGATGAAGAAGGGCAGCCAGCAGAGGATGAAGGTGCCCATGATGATGCCCAGAGTCTTCACCGTTTTGCGCTCCCGTGCCAGCGCGATCTTCCGCTTGGCCTCGGTCGCCTTCTCGTGCCTGCTTTCGAACAGCGGCACGGAGCTCGGGGTGTTGGGCAGCGGCAGGTTGCCCTTGGCGTTGCTGTGAACTTCGATGATCTCCAGAGACTCGCCGTCCTCCGCATGTTTCACCGCGCCGTTGACGTTCGGCAGCGGCCGGGGCTCCACGCTCCTTTTCCAGCTCTTACCCTGCGCGTCTCCGGGAGTGTTTTTGTGGAAGGGCGCCGGGGACAACGCCAAGCAGGAGTCGGACACTTTCTTCTTCTCCGTTTTGCGCACCGTCCTCCTGATCCGAAACCTGGCAGCTTTGAATATCCGACCGTATAAAACCAGCATCAGCGTCAGCGGGATGTAAAAAGCCCCGAATGTGGAGTATATTGTGTACCATGGGTCTTGCCTGATCTTACACTGCTTGGGGTTCGCCCTGTCCTCTGCCATGCTGTTGGGCTGGGAGCGCATGATCAGCATTGGCGGCACTGAGATGGAGAATCCGACGAGCCAGGTGACACTGATGAGGACCGCGGCTCTCCTCGGCGTCCTCTTCTTCATGTAGTCTATGGGCTCGGTGATGGCCCAGTATCTGTCCAGAGCGATGGCGCACAGGTGCAGGATGGACGAAGTGCAGCACAGCACATCCAGAGAGATGAAGATGTCGCACGGAGCCTGCCCGAGAGTCCATCGGTTCAAGACCTGGTAAAGCGCCGCCATGGGCAGCACCAGCACCGACACCATCAGGTCGGTGACAGCCAGAGAACCGATCAGGTAGTTGGCCACGTTCTGGAGAGACCGCTCCAGGGCGATGGCTGCAACCACGCACGCGTTCCCAAATATTGCGCACAGGATGAGCGCGCCGAGCAGGAAGGATGTGACCACCTGGTAACTCAGCTTCACCTCTCCGTCCTCGGGTCTGGGGGTTTTGGCGGAAAGGTTGACGAGCCGCGACCAGGCCGTGGTGTTGTTTGTGCTCTCCATTGCTGGCGAGACCCGGTGTGTTCGGAGAGCTTCGGTCACAGCCCGGTGCGCACAACAGCCTCGCTCTCGGCAGAGCGCATGTTGGAGTGTGTAGCTCTGCAGAGCGGGTCGGAAGCTGCAGGTCTCGGCTGCTGATGGAGAATGATGCTGAGTATTTATACCGATGATGGAAAATGCGTCACTCGTCCGCGAGGATGTAACAGAGTCCGGCTGTTGGTGTCTGTTTAGTCGGCAGCTCAGGCACTGAAGGCGTCGGAGTTATTAAATAAACATATGAAAACTTTCACAAATTTAACTTTagtttaattgtattttttttttaagttttctgctCTTCAGACTGAAAGTGAATTTCCTGGGTGTCAAATGAGACTTTTTTGAGTCTTATCATTGATGCTAGTGAGGCCATCTGCAGTGGTTGTGTACTaaggaataaatgaaaactcGCAGTAAAAAAAGTAGTGTGATAGTGTGATTTTCTAATAGGCTGATTCAGCACGTGCTGTTTCTTTGGAAGTTTAAAACCTACCACAATTTAAAAGTATCAGTTGCTTCAGGTTGACCTCGTTAGCACTTAACACGCTCTTCGTCCCCCCAAATTTTTAGGACTACTTTCACAGCAACCTTCACAAGACAAAATGATTCCCCTTCTTTTTCAGCCCCTTCGATCAGCGCACTGGGGCCGTCAGGTGTGACACTGCCACCTGGCGTTGGTCCACTTTCATAACAGTTACAAATTGACTGCGATCTTTGCTACTTTTAGTAACAATGACATtgtaaaacaaatcaaaaatgacaaataattgAATCAAACACACATAGAAAGTGGGGCCGTTATGTCGAAGTATTGTATGcacaacaaatatatacacCTCCgaatatatacgtatatatattttttttcatcaggaagatggcccccaaagatgaaccGCTAAGCGAAtgcctcaggcagcagaaacccaatgatgcagaggaggaggaggaaccattatggagggacaagcccctacacggcatgtaccaccgacagatagaagaagtggctgatatcaaaaaatcctaccagtggctggaaaaggccggactgaaggacagcacagaagcataATCAtggcacaagaacaggcactcagtacaagatcaatagaggcggggatctaccacaccgGACAGGACCCCAGGcgcaggctgtgcaaagatgctcctgagacagttcagcaagatgcaggcaggaacagcgtacatggaacgccataaccaagtggctggcatagtgtacaggaacatctgcactgagtatgggttggaggtcccaaggtcacaatggaagacacctcctaaggtggttgagaatgaccaagccaagatcctgtgggacttccagatccagactgacaaactggtgatggccaaccaaccggacatcgtgttgatcgacaaacaacaggaGAAGGCATtagtgatagacgtagcgatcccaggcgacagcaacatcaagaaaaaggaacacgagaagatcgagaaataccaagggctgaaagaggagctggaaaagatgtggggagtaaaggcaacagtggtgccagtggcaattggagcactggggggctgtgacccacaaactgggagaatggctccagcagaaTCCGGGTACAATATCTGAAGTCTCTGTACAGAAGAGGGCAGTGCcaggaacagctaagatactgcgcagaacccctcaaactcccaggcgtctggtagaggacccgagcttgaggaagacacaccaccatcCCCtatgggaggggggtgagagggagatttttaatttttttatttatttacaaaaagtaTGTATtggtaaaaaatgttttcactggaaTTATTATGTTCACAGCAAAAGTCTGAGAAATTGGGactggctgtttttcttttataaatatgCTTCTTAAATGTAACTAGTAATTGTagtaccaaaaaaaatctgattattttctgttcaGCCTGGCCGGATCAACCTGTTTACGGGGTGCGGGGACAAAAAACTTGCTGTTAGGCCCCTACTGACCTGAGCACTCCTACCCTTGGGGCACTGTTAATGTACCCAGTCATCTACAAGTTCCCGGGAAGTACAGCGCAGCCTCACGCAGGGCAAGTCAGTTAGcagtgtacttttttttacttgtgcAAATACCCTTAAACATTTGCAGttgataaaattacaaacaaaccaaaacaaaataaaatgaaacaactgACGTACAGGGAACCTGCGTCTTTTGGGCCCCCCTGGGGGTTTGGGACCCTGGGGGTGTTGGCCACTTTGCCCAGTTGACTGTCTAGCCTCACTGTTAAGTTCTTTACAAATATGTTGGATAAGCTctaaaagtgtgaaaaatgttcTCGCTAAAAGGCCTAGATTTTCAACCTTTTCAGGTTGAGGCGAACACTTTCACCTGAGATTTTATGCAACAAAGGTATATTTAGAATGTTTTTAAGTGAATTTCTCCTGGGTAAATTTAGGTCAGACCAGGAGGTTCTACATAATAATGTCAGTACAACATGACATGAATCTTTTTTTAGGCTAATCAAAGAGTTTTAATGGAGGTGGCGGCAGAAGTCTCAGTTTTTGGAATTGCTAGATGCCACTAAGGGAAAGtggtcttttgttttgtgttgtgttgtgttgtgttgtgttttctgcattCTGGGCGTACTGACACTTAAAGCTGCCAGAGCGAAAGGGCGGAGaggtttttggtctctaccactCACCGTTGTGTCCCAGTTTTCATGACGTCAACGCGAATGGCGTGTTTAACTTTCTCATTTTACGGACGTTTCCTCGTCGCCATCACTCCAAAACTCCGCCGAGCTGTCAGGTAGGCGACTTTATAGCATAAAAATTATATTACCCACATTATTAATATGATATTTGTCATTGTCTGCAGACTGTTTTGCAGGGGagcctgttgttgttgtcgttgaCCGAGCTAAGTGAGAAGCTAGCATCACACGGGTTTTATCCTGCCACCGGGGTCGTTGGCTGTTGCACTTgctaaaacaggagaaaagtaAACCGTGATTTCGCTGTTGTTGTCCGAACTCTGTGGAAGAGACAGGAAGTCCTCTCAACCTGCTGCCGAACCGACACCTGGATAAAGACGTGGGTTTTTCACCTCAGAGCCTCATATCCCAGGGTCAGCAGGCTGCACGTGTGAAGTtccatcaaaaaataaataaataaaaaacgataataataataatatacaaaatacagtGATTGTAGACAGGCGCGTGCTTCGAACTGTGTAGCACTTTGGACATGACAGTGCCCAGGAACACCAACTCAGACCTGATCACCAAGCGTCAGCGTTGGACTCACTAGTGCAGCTgcggctgaatgggagcaaatccccgCAGCCAGGCTCCACAAGCTGTGTAGAGATGGTGCAGTTAGAGCAGTATAGCATTGCCCATGGTTTCTTCAGTCACTTGTAGCTGTAATGTTCAGCTCTCCGCATACTTCTTTCATGTAAGTAGTGTATTGTGCTCTCTTTATGAATTTAACAGCtgtgttcatttgaaacaaGTCAGGGTACATGTATTTCCTGTTCTGGTCCAGTCAGAACTCTAAAGAGGATCACTCGAAAAACAGCcacatgacatactgtacatttagtCCTAAGTACAGAATCAGGTGACCTCGTTTGTAAATAAGGTCCGTGCTGCCATAGCCTCTCTTACTATAACTCTTTTTAAAGGTTTATCAGCTCATAGGACTGAGATTTTATGCAACAGAGGTCtatacataaacattttttacttaGTTTCTTTTGCCTTCATTTACACTACATGCAGAGAGCTTTGCAAAACAAAGgcaattacaaacaaaatacaaatctGATAAGAAATTATAGCATGTGAGAATATCTggtaaaacatacagtatatagacaCGGCTGACTATGCTGAGCCTccagtttttgaaaattagTTTAGGATGTTTGACTCCTCTCTGAATTCAGTCTGTCTGGCCAGACCTGCATGGACTTTAACCAGGACAAAGTCATTCTTAACAGAGTGTATGCTAGCGCAGCTGGGTTTTTAGTTATGTGTCTTGACTGTCGTTATTTTCACCATCAACAGAGCTAGACTTAAAAGCTAGTGTTGGTAAGCTTGAAGAAAGGAAACCATGCTCCGCTGCAGGAGGTGTCGGAGAGGCATCATAGACTCATCGTGTTTGGCCAGGGTGGGTGAAAATTTTTGAAAGTTTGGTCCCAAGTTGCTTCATCTGTAAACTCACTTTTGCATATATTCTCAGGCCATTCTCTACCCAGTAATCTGTTACTGTGCTGGCATTGTTTTGACTCATAGTAAGTTGCTGTTGCTGAGACAGTTAATCAGTTCATCAATTGCTTAAAATGAATCACCagtgatttttattattgtgtacATCATTTAACAAGctaaatgtcaaacattctgTGTCTCCAGCTACTGCTTTTCTTATATCATTTGGCTCTAGGAAATTTTGATGGGCATATTATacaattattttctattttatagactaatcttttaattgattaatctgaaatacaaaatgaaaatagtaagtagttgcagctctaatcagGGTTATAGTCTTTGAAGTTGTTAGGGAATGTCAGTGTTGGTAAAGCTCAAAGATAACAGCTTGGGTTTCAGTCATAAAAGATGGTTGGTTATCAGGGTCAGAGAAACTGGGTCTGATGGGAACTGTCCTTATGGACTGTTGGTCTTTTACATTGGAACAGGTTGAGGCCACAGATGAAAGCTCAGCTGCTGTTTGCAGTATTTGGCACGTGAATGTTGACTCGCTGCCAGAGTGGATACTGACCTCACTTCACCAGGTGGGTATGTCAGCTTAGGAGTGAAGTGCGTGCAGTGGTAGATGGTTGCGCTCACGGCCATTAGGGCAAGCAAggtaaacaacagaaaagaggaaatgaatttttgttctttctcatgcagatttgGATACACCGTGATCACAGAGTTCcatatttttaattctattaaATGAATACTAAAGTTAACTTTAGAGAAAATCCAGTTGCACAGTTTTCTAATAACCTTCACACAGTAgcttcagaaagtgttcagaccccttcaccttaTGCACACTTTATTATGCTGTAGATATATTTGTAAagactcaaagctttagaaatggttttatactcTTTCTCTGATCTGtgcctcaccacaattttatcgtggaggtctacagagagagtgaaatgCTCAACCTTAtttacacaggtgtgtgcctttccaaactATGTCCGTTCAGTTtagtttgccacaggtggactacAGTCAAATTCCAGgcacatctcaaggataataaaagcaaacagattgcacctgaccacaattttgGAGAGCCAGAGCAAAGGCTTTGAATACCTTTCtaaatgagacatttcagtctttgATTTTGTTATAAATTTCCAAAAgtgtcttaaaacatgtttttactttatcaTTAGACATTATTGAGTATAGATGGGAAAataatggcaattttatccaatgaaaatgaaatctaaaacacaataaagtgtaCAAAACatgaagggtctgaatactttctgaagccactgtattaTGTGTAACTACTTTTATGTTTATGTGCTATTTTATAGATGAGTTTTTcttaattgtaatttaaaactttaaatgaaaaaacatacataaatttacaatgaatggatttatcatttaagtcatttatcaagcagaaatattgagattttttttaaatatatgataGCCGAGCATTtactgctttttctgtttttatatcattataaactgaatatgtttggggttttggactgttggacagacaaaacaagcaatgtgaagacatcacctttTGCATGTgcttggcatttttcactattttctgacattttcaggatgaaataataaatcaaataaataattaacagataaatcgataagaaaaataaacagtatttgcAACCCCATATTTGAtcttgcaaaaatgttgatggagttgacattttattttcaagatgaTGTTGTGATTTATATATCTGTGGTTTCTGTCTAGGCCCAGTGGACTGTAGGAAAACTGAACTGCCAGAACTGCAGAGCTCGTTTGGGTGGCTTCAACTTCATTAATCGCAGTAAGTGTCCCTGTGGCCGGGACGCCACAGTCCACCTCAACAAAAGCCGCGTGGATCTTGACCACAAGCGCTACGTTTTCATCGTCCAGCCGAGGAGGACGAGGCCTGAGAAGGGACAGGCTGGTCGGCCCAAAAACAGCACTCAGAATAATGAGAGGCCTGAGTTTAACAGGACTGCACTGGACAGTTTGCAGCTTAATTGTGCTGCTGTCATGTCCCACACCAGCCATGCACAGGACTCAAATTCACTGACTGACAGTGAAAACACCCAGTCATTTCCTCTCAGCCCTCTGTACTGCATCTCTAATAGGAGAAGGCGTAATTTGGAAGATGATGCCACCTTCAGGTCTTCATGTTTTTGCCCTTCAGGTCTTATGAACAGGTCTGCTGTTGATTTGACAAGGGCAGGGACAGATGAGTTGACACAGTCACCTATCTCATATCCCACAAGTCAGCAGGTTGACACAGATGGTGAAGCCTTAGTGGATGCTGCTGCCTTGCGTTCATTTGTTTCTGGGGGGAGACGGTTACCTCTGGatcagcagctgctgcaaacTGCGGAAGATGTCGAGTCCTCTGTAGAGTCCACAGCTGTCCACGAGGAGGTTTCTGATTCGACCGTTTTCCTCAGAGGAAGAACTGTTTCTGACATTGTAGCTgagcaggaagaggagatgGTGGTATGTTGCTTACATTTCTAATCTGCATTAATTAGAAATGTAgccaatgattattttaatatacactgctcaaaaaaaataatggaacactttttaatcagtgtttcaTCAAGTCAATTAAACGTCTGGAATATTGTTCTGGTCAGTGATAGGAAATTCTAAAACTAACTCAGGAACACCATCTGAAATTCACAAGAGTAGGTTGTTTATTCTTGCGGCAAGGGAAAAAGTTATACACAGAGAGTCTGCAgtgcaaatgtcaaaaaaatacagagttcaCATGAGACTTTTATAATGCCAGATGGGCAGAGGCTTGCATTCTCACTGacatatatcacacacatggtgaagatagttctttgctTATCATACAGGAACAGACAAGTGAGACGGCcttgaggagaggaacaaaagggccctgttcctctctggtATTCACTTCCTTCCCTGGGCgcagcctctgttgtcatgagATAGTTGTACAGACTCTCTCACAAGTAATAATATGAGGTCAATACGAGGTGATTACACGGTCATGAGCATAAAGGGTAAGAATTTTTCCAACAGTCAGTTAAGTAGCAGAGGgggttgttaatcagtttcagctgctttggtgtTAATGAAATTACTAACAGGtgcagtggagggaaaaaattaGACGACCCCCAAAACAGGAATAGTTTTCCAGGTGGATGCCACTGACAGTTTTTCCCCTCCTcattttttctgactgtttttcactagtttttCATTTGGTTATGGTCAGTGCCACAACTGGTAGCATGAGGCAATACCTGGACCCTACAGAGGTTGCACAGGCAGTCCAACTCGTCCAGGATTGCACATCAATACGTGCCATTGCCAGAAGGTTTCCTGTGTCTCCTAGCACAGTCTCGAGCATGGAGGAGATTCCAGGAGACAGGCAGTTACTCTAGGAGAGCTGGACAGGGCCGTAGAAGGTCCTTAACCCATCCGCAGGACCGGTATCTGCTCCTTTGTGCAAGGAGGAACAGGGTGAGCACTGCCAGAGCCCTACTAAATGACCTCCAGCAGGCCACTGGTGTGAATGTCTACGactaaacaaacagaaacagacttcaAGAGGGTGGCCTAAGGGCCCGACGTCCTCTAGTGGGCCCTGTGGTCACTGCCCGGCACTTTGGAACTCGATTGGCATTTGCCATAGAACACCAGAATTGGCGCCTTGTGCTTTTCACAGATTAGAGCACATTCCCCCTCGAGCACATGTGACAGATGTGAAAAGGGTCTGGAGAAGCCCTGGAGAACGTTATGCTGCCTGTAACAGCGTTCAGCACGACAGGTTTGGTGGTGGGTCAGTGATGATCTGGGGAGGCATATCCATGGAGGTACGCACAGACCTCTACAGGCTAGACAACTGCACCCATTTGCTGCCATTAGGTATCAGGATGAAATCCTTGGACCCATTTTCAGAACCTACGCCAGCGCAGTAGGTCCTGGGTTCCTCATGCTGCATGACAATGCCCGGCTTCATGTGGCGAGAGTAAACAGGCAgttcctggaggatgaaggaattGATACCATTGACTGGCCCCCACGCTCGCCTGGcctaaatccaatagaacacctctgggacatTATGTTTCGGTCCGTCTGACGCCGCCAGGTTGCACCTCAGACTGTCCAGGAGCTCAGTGATGCCCTGGTCCAGATCTGGGAGGAGATACCCCAGGACACCATCCGTCATCTCATTAGGAGCATGCCCCGACGACGTCAGGCAGTACTGAGTACCATTTTGAGTTGCTGcaatggaatttcagcaaaatggactAGCCTGCCGCATCAtcttttcactttgattttcggGGTGGCTTTGAATTCAGCACTCTGTAGgttgataattttcatttccaccCCACGACGTGGCAATTTTTTAGATCCTAACACATTACCCAGTCCATATCAGTATAAATATcaagcatgatttttttttccccattgagatctgatgtgtttcaaagtgttccttcaatttttttgagcagtgtattGTCACATTATATCAACATAAttctactattttttttataaccaattttgtattagATTTCACATAATGTAAATGCATATGGAGCCCCTTTAAGGTATTTAGGAGCAGTATGTAAGAGCCCAGAAACCAGTAAATTCTGATCCAAAGCATAACACATCATTTGTCAGTTCTGGGTAAGTAATGACCTGAAATGTGCCGTGGATGTTGATGATCGCCAGTGGATTGTTGTTTATAATGACCTTCGGACCTTGTTTATAGGAcaaccatcagtccaaaatggTCTCTATGTCAAAATTCCCATTAAATTTACTGATGACGCTGAAATTCCCCAGGAGCTAAACCTTTAGATTTCAATGACCGCATGTCCTTTGCTCTAC belongs to Xiphias gladius isolate SHS-SW01 ecotype Sanya breed wild chromosome 20, ASM1685928v1, whole genome shotgun sequence and includes:
- the LOC120806197 gene encoding 5-hydroxytryptamine receptor 1A-beta; translation: MESTNNTTAWSRLVNLSAKTPRPEDGEVKLSYQVVTSFLLGALILCAIFGNACVVAAIALERSLQNVANYLIGSLAVTDLMVSVLVLPMAALYQVLNRWTLGQAPCDIFISLDVLCCTSSILHLCAIALDRYWAITEPIDYMKKRTPRRAAVLISVTWLVGFSISVPPMLIMRSQPNSMAEDRANPKQCKIRQDPWYTIYSTFGAFYIPLTLMLVLYGRIFKAARFRIRRTVRKTEKKKVSDSCLALSPAPFHKNTPGDAQGKSWKRSVEPRPLPNVNGAVKHAEDGESLEIIEVHSNAKGNLPLPNTPSSVPLFESRHEKATEAKRKIALARERKTVKTLGIIMGTFILCWLPFFIVALVMPFCQESCYMPRWLEAVINWLGYSNSLLNPIIYAYFNKDFQSAFKKIIKCHFCRP
- the LOC120806196 gene encoding E3 ubiquitin-protein ligase RNF180-like, with amino-acid sequence MLRCRRCRRGIIDSSCLARVEATDESSAAVCSIWHVNVDSLPEWILTSLHQAQWTVGKLNCQNCRARLGGFNFINRSKCPCGRDATVHLNKSRVDLDHKRYVFIVQPRRTRPEKGQAGRPKNSTQNNERPEFNRTALDSLQLNCAAVMSHTSHAQDSNSLTDSENTQSFPLSPLYCISNRRRRNLEDDATFRSSCFCPSGLMNRSAVDLTRAGTDELTQSPISYPTSQQVDTDGEALVDAAALRSFVSGGRRLPLDQQLLQTAEDVESSVESTAVHEEVSDSTVFLRGRTVSDIVAEQEEEMVIQAPMASPALNSLSKTEKNHLKSLQRKQRRRQRWLLEQAESMSGSLLDSEEEDREGFTCAVCLDVYFSPYSCQPCGHVFCEPCLRRLAKNRPSNTPCPLCRTLISHTKFHKELNQTAKTFFPKVYYARKQNFQSAPCAKWPLPSCRKCLPTFWGYRRQTATARRRWHFAHGGFTIDTLDLTDMWGWLLDIGLVIVCIHSVNWILAFLFLCFLLYYYYF